A single Anatilimnocola floriformis DNA region contains:
- a CDS encoding DmsC/YnfH family molybdoenzyme membrane anchor subunit → MSLFTPLPKMPPIAATNTAPSLIDLLLAEQQTLPAVQRFAAWHDEHEQACQVPAPHAAYRSLIPLTTPGPGEQYAFEVDLDACSGCKACVTACHSLNGLDEHETWRDVGLLLSNDERPSLQYITSACHHCVEPACLAGCPVKAYDKDPVTGIVRHLDDQCIGCQYCILMCPYDVPKYSHSKGIVRKCDMCRQRLAADEAPACVGACPNQAIRITTVKKADMIAAAASGDFLASAPDPRQTIPTTRYISNELTPVAQQSWQAADAAHVKPAHAHWPLVVMLVLTQASVGVLLAERILSFATSTHSLILLIIALILGGAGGQTAALHLGRPFGAWRAWLGLGTSWLSREIVVFGAYSGLLGAAVGLEIAFTRGWVERTPLTACVTSGLEWTALLLGIAGVFSSAMIYAVTRRPSWNLLRSGGKFFLTALVCAGLAAAASHGEFWFVAIGLAVTKLLYEVMCNWHSLDMYGRVSDFYSPLGQAARLVRGPLERLQALRTAIGCISIGAMIFTAAISSAGTNDRLALIAAAIVAVLVIAGEMCERTLFFTAMSAPKMPGGVAT, encoded by the coding sequence ATGTCTCTGTTCACTCCACTGCCGAAGATGCCGCCGATCGCAGCGACAAATACTGCGCCGTCGCTCATCGATTTGCTGCTCGCCGAGCAACAGACGTTGCCAGCCGTGCAGCGGTTTGCGGCCTGGCATGACGAGCACGAACAAGCTTGCCAGGTTCCCGCGCCACACGCTGCCTATCGTTCGCTCATCCCCCTCACCACGCCGGGCCCTGGTGAGCAGTACGCTTTTGAAGTTGATCTCGATGCCTGCTCGGGTTGCAAAGCCTGCGTTACGGCCTGCCATAGTTTGAATGGCCTTGATGAACATGAAACCTGGCGCGATGTCGGCCTGCTCCTGAGCAACGACGAGCGTCCCTCGCTGCAATACATCACCTCGGCCTGCCATCATTGCGTCGAACCGGCCTGCCTCGCCGGTTGCCCGGTGAAGGCCTACGACAAAGATCCCGTCACCGGCATCGTGCGGCACTTGGACGATCAATGCATCGGCTGCCAGTACTGCATCCTGATGTGCCCTTACGACGTGCCGAAGTATAGCCATTCGAAAGGGATCGTCCGCAAATGTGACATGTGTCGGCAACGTCTGGCCGCCGATGAAGCACCGGCCTGCGTCGGTGCTTGTCCGAATCAGGCGATTCGAATCACCACAGTGAAGAAGGCCGACATGATCGCCGCGGCGGCATCGGGGGATTTTCTGGCAAGTGCGCCAGATCCTCGGCAGACGATTCCGACCACGCGGTACATCTCGAATGAACTCACGCCAGTCGCGCAACAATCCTGGCAAGCCGCCGATGCAGCGCATGTGAAACCCGCGCACGCACATTGGCCACTCGTGGTGATGCTCGTGCTGACGCAAGCTTCGGTCGGCGTACTGCTGGCGGAGCGAATTCTCAGTTTTGCCACTTCGACTCATTCGCTGATTCTGCTGATCATTGCTTTGATCCTCGGCGGCGCTGGCGGACAAACGGCGGCGTTGCACCTGGGCCGTCCGTTTGGCGCTTGGCGAGCCTGGCTTGGACTGGGGACGAGTTGGCTGAGTCGCGAAATCGTGGTCTTCGGCGCTTACAGCGGACTCTTGGGAGCGGCCGTTGGACTCGAAATTGCTTTCACGCGCGGTTGGGTGGAACGGACTCCACTTACTGCGTGCGTAACTAGCGGTTTGGAATGGACCGCACTCCTGCTGGGTATCGCCGGCGTTTTCTCCTCCGCGATGATTTACGCCGTGACGCGTCGGCCCAGTTGGAACCTACTTCGTAGCGGCGGCAAATTCTTTCTTACTGCGCTGGTCTGCGCCGGTCTGGCCGCTGCCGCCAGCCACGGCGAGTTTTGGTTTGTCGCAATCGGCTTGGCTGTAACCAAGTTGCTGTATGAAGTCATGTGTAACTGGCATTCGCTCGATATGTATGGCCGCGTCAGCGATTTCTATTCGCCACTCGGCCAGGCCGCCCGTTTGGTTCGCGGACCGCTCGAACGATTGCAAGCTTTGCGGACTGCGATCGGTTGCATCTCGATCGGGGCCATGATTTTCACTGCGGCCATCAGCAGCGCAGGTACGAACGACAGGCTCGCTCTGATTGCGGCCGCAATCGTCGCGGTGCTCGTCATCGCGGGCGAAATGTGCGAGCGGACGCTCTTTTTCACGGCGATGTCGGCTCCCAAGATGCCGGGAGGAGTCGCCACATGA
- a CDS encoding molybdopterin oxidoreductase family protein: protein MSTKANHLLRQWDGPLTRDLVLSPGEFGLGQVPLKLSPNQTTRTVCGYCSTGCGLQVHLRDGEAINLSPATDYPVNMGMACPKGWEALSVLSSSDRATKPLLRNEHGELRETTWEVALKTFCERFKQIQQTHGPGSVALLGTGQIPVEEMVLLGILSRFGMNFQHCDSNTRQCMATAAVAYKQSFGFDAPPYTYDDFEESDLLIFVGANPCVGHPILWERVLRNRRGGKIVVIDPRHTETAQASDMHLPLLPKSDLALFYGLANQLIQCGATNHAFIDAHTNGFAEFAEFVQAWPIERVVRETGLSRNELHQLVDWIAMAERTSFWWTMGVNQSYQGVRTAQSLINLALMTGNIGRPGTGANSITGQCNAMGSRILSNTSTLLGGRDFANADHRREVANILQIDEAKIPTSSGYTYDQILDAVDRGEIRGLWMIATNTAHSWMQQERTRATLAKLDFLVVQDMYHSTESARQAHLVLPAAGWGEKEGTFINSERRIGLLKKVARAPGQALADFSIFRLIAHFWGCEELLENYDQPAKVFQLMKELTRGRPCDFSGIDGYEMLERAGGIQWPLPAGTELKETERRLFANGKFFHVDGRAKFHFTEPQAMPEPACGQFPLVLLTGRGTVSQWHTQTRTSKSAVLRKLYPKGAYIEIHPRDARERGIESLDPVEVVSRRGRTLVKAMVTPTVGLGQVFMPMHYPETNVHTLPHFDPHSRQPSYKDAAVEVRLSQEKRS from the coding sequence ATGAGCACTAAGGCAAATCATTTGTTGCGGCAGTGGGATGGCCCGCTCACACGCGATCTGGTTCTTTCGCCCGGCGAGTTCGGTCTCGGCCAGGTGCCGCTGAAGTTGTCGCCGAATCAAACGACGCGCACCGTCTGCGGCTATTGCTCGACCGGCTGCGGTCTGCAGGTTCACCTCCGCGACGGCGAAGCCATCAACCTAAGCCCAGCGACCGATTACCCAGTAAACATGGGGATGGCATGTCCCAAAGGTTGGGAAGCGCTGAGTGTTCTCAGCAGCAGCGATCGCGCCACCAAGCCACTCTTACGAAACGAACACGGCGAACTGCGAGAAACTACCTGGGAAGTCGCTCTCAAGACGTTCTGCGAGCGTTTCAAGCAAATCCAACAAACGCATGGACCAGGAAGCGTGGCACTGCTCGGCACCGGGCAAATCCCTGTCGAAGAAATGGTGTTGCTCGGCATCCTGTCGCGCTTCGGCATGAATTTTCAACACTGCGATAGCAACACGCGACAATGCATGGCCACCGCAGCCGTCGCTTACAAGCAGTCGTTCGGCTTCGATGCTCCGCCATATACCTACGACGACTTCGAGGAATCCGATCTGCTGATTTTCGTCGGAGCCAATCCGTGCGTCGGTCATCCGATCCTGTGGGAGCGCGTCCTGCGTAACCGCCGTGGTGGCAAGATTGTGGTGATCGATCCGCGACATACCGAAACGGCGCAAGCGTCGGACATGCATTTGCCGTTGCTGCCGAAGTCGGACCTGGCGTTGTTCTATGGTCTCGCGAATCAGCTAATTCAGTGCGGCGCGACGAACCACGCATTCATCGACGCGCACACGAACGGCTTCGCTGAATTCGCCGAGTTCGTCCAAGCCTGGCCGATCGAACGCGTCGTTCGAGAGACGGGATTATCTCGCAACGAACTGCATCAGCTCGTCGATTGGATCGCCATGGCCGAGCGAACTTCGTTCTGGTGGACGATGGGCGTCAATCAGAGTTATCAGGGAGTTCGCACCGCCCAGAGCCTAATCAATCTTGCCCTAATGACCGGCAACATCGGCCGACCAGGAACCGGCGCGAATTCGATCACGGGCCAATGCAACGCGATGGGTTCGCGAATTCTGAGCAATACTTCCACCCTCCTCGGCGGCCGCGATTTCGCCAACGCAGATCACCGGCGCGAAGTGGCGAACATTTTGCAGATTGACGAAGCGAAAATCCCAACGAGCAGTGGCTACACCTACGATCAGATTCTCGATGCTGTCGACCGCGGCGAGATTCGTGGGCTGTGGATGATCGCCACCAACACCGCTCACTCCTGGATGCAGCAGGAGAGAACGCGAGCGACGCTCGCCAAGCTCGATTTTCTCGTCGTGCAAGACATGTATCACTCCACGGAGTCAGCCCGGCAGGCTCATCTCGTGCTTCCCGCTGCTGGTTGGGGTGAGAAGGAGGGGACCTTCATCAACTCCGAACGCCGGATTGGCTTGCTGAAAAAAGTGGCTCGCGCGCCAGGGCAGGCTTTGGCGGATTTTTCGATCTTTCGCCTGATCGCGCATTTCTGGGGCTGCGAGGAACTGCTCGAGAACTACGATCAACCGGCGAAGGTTTTTCAGCTGATGAAAGAACTGACTCGCGGCCGCCCTTGCGACTTCAGCGGCATTGACGGCTATGAAATGCTCGAGCGGGCGGGCGGCATTCAGTGGCCGTTGCCGGCGGGAACCGAACTTAAGGAAACGGAACGCCGATTATTCGCCAACGGCAAATTCTTTCATGTCGACGGCCGGGCGAAGTTTCATTTCACCGAACCCCAGGCGATGCCGGAACCGGCCTGTGGGCAATTTCCTTTGGTATTGCTCACAGGCCGGGGCACTGTCTCGCAGTGGCACACGCAGACTCGCACCTCAAAGTCTGCCGTGCTGCGGAAGCTCTACCCCAAAGGCGCCTATATCGAGATTCATCCGCGCGATGCCCGCGAGCGCGGCATCGAATCGCTCGACCCGGTCGAAGTCGTCAGCCGCCGCGGCCGCACCTTGGTGAAAGCAATGGTCACGCCCACCGTCGGTCTCGGCCAGGTGTTTATGCCCATGCACTATCCCGAAACCAATGTCCACACGCTGCCGCATTTCGATCCGCACTCGCGGCAACCTTCGTACAAAGACGCTGCGGTGGAAGTCCGCTTGAGTCAGGAGAAACGCTCATGA
- a CDS encoding NirA family protein — protein sequence MSDSATDQGFTAEQQQYLQGFYAGCEALRASPALPTFAATLGVSPTAKSDNCPADERRLHANAQDKTLAEGKKLSPEEQAKRSKDPFQMWDEIAANAAAGKFPKGTDIFLYKYHGLFFVAPAQNSFMCRMRFAGGMTNSHQLRGVADLAEQFGGGYVDVTTRANLQIREIKAEHSMEIINGLIDLGIVARGSGADNIRNITATPTAGIDPVELFDVRPLCREMHHYIIQHPEMYGLPRKFNIAFDGGGTISALADTNDVGFFSVRVGEGKCLPPGIYFRMELGGITGHGDFARDAGIMLRADQCVQVAAAVLKVFLREGDRTDRKKARLKYVLDRFGHEGFLKEVEKLLPQPLTRTPLHECESRQKTNPLAHFGAHPQRQEGLHYVGVVLPVGRLQCDQVRGLADIAQRYGSGTVRLTVWQNLLISDIRTSDLPDVEKAIEALGLTTSVTNIRAGLVACTGNAGCRFAAANTKLHAKQLAEYLEQRLELDQPLNIHLTGCHHSCAQHYIGDIGMLATKVAVGEEMVEGYHVFVGGGYGENREIGRQIATGVPASELPQLLERILLHYLSHRSDDEQSFRDWSRAQDLTSLLSITSSLQLAGAA from the coding sequence ATGAGCGACTCAGCTACCGATCAGGGTTTCACGGCCGAACAGCAACAGTACCTGCAAGGGTTTTACGCAGGGTGCGAAGCGCTGCGTGCTTCGCCAGCACTGCCAACATTCGCCGCGACACTGGGCGTTTCGCCCACGGCGAAATCAGATAATTGCCCCGCTGACGAGCGTCGCTTGCACGCGAATGCGCAAGATAAAACCCTCGCCGAGGGAAAGAAGCTGTCGCCGGAAGAGCAAGCGAAGCGATCGAAAGACCCGTTTCAAATGTGGGATGAAATCGCGGCTAATGCTGCGGCCGGCAAGTTTCCCAAAGGGACTGATATCTTCCTGTACAAGTATCACGGCTTGTTCTTTGTCGCGCCGGCGCAGAACTCGTTCATGTGCCGAATGCGTTTCGCCGGCGGCATGACGAACTCGCATCAGCTCCGGGGCGTTGCAGACCTGGCCGAGCAATTCGGCGGCGGTTATGTCGATGTCACGACTCGGGCGAATCTGCAGATCCGTGAGATCAAAGCAGAGCATTCGATGGAGATCATCAACGGCCTGATCGATCTCGGGATCGTCGCTCGTGGCTCCGGCGCCGATAACATTCGGAACATCACCGCCACGCCGACAGCGGGAATCGATCCAGTCGAGCTTTTCGATGTGCGGCCGCTCTGCCGCGAGATGCATCATTACATCATCCAACATCCAGAGATGTACGGCCTGCCACGGAAGTTCAATATCGCCTTCGATGGTGGCGGCACGATCAGCGCGCTGGCCGACACGAACGACGTCGGCTTTTTTTCCGTGCGTGTCGGTGAAGGAAAGTGCCTGCCACCGGGCATCTATTTTCGGATGGAACTCGGTGGCATCACTGGCCATGGTGACTTTGCTCGCGATGCAGGAATTATGCTGAGAGCCGATCAGTGCGTGCAGGTCGCCGCGGCGGTTCTGAAAGTCTTTCTTCGTGAGGGTGATCGCACCGATCGCAAAAAGGCCCGGCTGAAATATGTCCTCGATCGATTTGGTCACGAAGGCTTCTTGAAAGAAGTCGAAAAGCTGCTGCCGCAACCGCTCACGCGGACTCCACTTCACGAATGCGAATCGCGTCAGAAAACAAATCCACTGGCGCACTTCGGCGCTCATCCACAGCGGCAAGAGGGTTTGCATTACGTCGGCGTCGTCCTGCCGGTCGGCCGCCTGCAGTGCGATCAGGTTCGCGGCCTGGCCGATATCGCGCAGCGTTACGGCAGCGGCACCGTTCGGCTGACGGTCTGGCAAAATCTGCTGATCTCCGATATTCGCACGTCTGATTTGCCGGACGTTGAAAAGGCGATCGAAGCCCTGGGACTGACGACGTCGGTGACCAATATTCGCGCTGGTCTCGTCGCTTGCACCGGCAATGCGGGGTGTCGTTTCGCTGCCGCAAACACCAAGTTGCATGCGAAGCAACTCGCCGAATATCTCGAGCAGCGTCTAGAACTCGATCAGCCGCTGAACATCCATCTCACTGGCTGTCATCACTCGTGCGCCCAGCACTACATCGGCGACATCGGGATGCTGGCGACAAAAGTGGCCGTTGGCGAGGAGATGGTTGAGGGCTATCACGTCTTCGTTGGCGGCGGCTATGGCGAGAATCGCGAGATCGGCCGGCAGATTGCGACGGGAGTTCCCGCCAGTGAACTGCCGCAGCTACTCGAGCGAATTCTGCTCCACTATCTATCCCACCGCAGCGACGATGAGCAATCCTTTCGAGATTGGTCTCGCGCTCAAGATCTGACTTCTCTCCTTTCAATCACCTCATCCCTTCAGCTCGCAGGAGCAGCCTGA
- a CDS encoding sulfite reductase subunit alpha has protein sequence MLTQIPVIPESAPFNSQQRAWLNGFFAAILSGQQPGAVAANGGMTLNASPAVPIVEEEFPWHDSSLPLTERLSLADGRPLERQLMAAMAQLNCGACGYLCQTYSEAIARGEEKDLTKCSPGGGDTAKALKQLLAIGAKNGTPTNGNGKPVNGTANGSANGHVAAAAQKFSRSNPFAAKLVSNERLTGIDAPKDTRHVVIDLVDSGLEYQPGDSLGILPANCPELVKEVLQQLSATGQEQVKNAAGEMKPLAEVLSHEVTLARSRPDLLELLAGCAQVPGEQEQLKVAIAEGGGNLLGLDVAELLAAYPSARPPIDDFLKVLAKLQPRLYSISSSPRPNPKQVTLTVGVVKYESQGRWKNGVASHFLGVRSLPGDEVRVFVQPSPKFRLPSDSNTPVIMVGPGTGIAPFRAFLQERAATGVKGPTWLFFGNQHFEYDFLYREELSNWLDQGYLSRLDLAFSRDQAEKIYVQHKMLDNAAELWQWLQQGAQFYVCGDAKRMAQDVDQALQAIVMTQGGKTGAEAKQYVAQMAKDKRYHKDVY, from the coding sequence ATGCTGACTCAGATTCCCGTCATCCCCGAATCGGCTCCGTTTAATTCGCAGCAGCGCGCCTGGCTAAACGGCTTTTTCGCGGCGATCCTAAGCGGCCAACAGCCGGGAGCAGTTGCCGCGAACGGTGGCATGACATTAAACGCGTCGCCTGCAGTTCCGATTGTCGAAGAAGAGTTCCCTTGGCATGACTCGTCGTTGCCGTTGACGGAACGTTTGTCACTTGCGGACGGACGTCCACTCGAACGTCAGTTGATGGCTGCGATGGCCCAGCTCAACTGCGGAGCCTGTGGCTATCTCTGCCAGACTTATTCCGAAGCCATTGCCCGCGGTGAGGAAAAAGACCTCACCAAATGCTCGCCCGGCGGCGGCGACACGGCGAAGGCGCTGAAACAACTCCTCGCGATCGGCGCGAAGAACGGCACGCCGACGAACGGTAACGGCAAGCCCGTGAATGGAACGGCGAACGGTTCCGCCAACGGACATGTGGCAGCAGCGGCGCAGAAATTCTCGCGCAGCAATCCTTTTGCCGCGAAGCTGGTGAGCAACGAACGTTTGACGGGCATCGATGCGCCGAAGGATACACGGCACGTCGTCATCGATCTCGTCGACTCGGGCTTGGAGTATCAACCGGGCGACAGCCTCGGTATTTTGCCGGCGAATTGTCCGGAACTGGTAAAGGAAGTCCTGCAGCAGTTGTCGGCGACCGGCCAGGAACAAGTGAAGAACGCAGCTGGCGAAATGAAACCGCTCGCCGAAGTGCTTTCGCACGAAGTCACGCTCGCGCGCTCGCGACCCGATCTCTTAGAATTGCTCGCGGGTTGCGCACAAGTCCCCGGTGAGCAAGAACAACTGAAAGTCGCGATCGCAGAAGGGGGTGGCAACCTCCTTGGTTTGGACGTCGCCGAATTACTCGCTGCATATCCTTCGGCGCGTCCGCCCATCGATGACTTTCTTAAAGTGCTCGCCAAATTGCAGCCGCGGTTGTATTCGATCTCGTCGTCGCCACGGCCGAATCCCAAGCAAGTAACGCTGACGGTCGGCGTCGTGAAATACGAGAGCCAGGGCCGCTGGAAGAACGGCGTGGCGTCGCATTTTCTCGGCGTCCGTTCCTTGCCCGGCGATGAAGTGCGAGTCTTCGTGCAGCCGTCGCCAAAGTTTCGATTGCCGAGCGACTCAAACACGCCGGTCATCATGGTTGGTCCTGGCACCGGCATCGCGCCGTTTCGAGCGTTTCTGCAAGAGCGGGCAGCGACCGGCGTGAAAGGTCCAACCTGGCTTTTCTTCGGCAATCAGCATTTTGAATACGACTTTTTGTACCGCGAAGAACTCTCGAACTGGCTAGATCAAGGCTACCTCTCCCGCCTTGATCTAGCCTTTTCCAGAGACCAGGCCGAGAAGATTTATGTGCAGCACAAGATGCTCGACAACGCCGCGGAGTTGTGGCAATGGCTACAGCAGGGAGCTCAGTTTTATGTCTGCGGCGATGCCAAGCGGATGGCTCAGGATGTCGATCAGGCCCTGCAAGCGATCGTCATGACGCAGGGTGGCAAGACCGGCGCCGAGGCAAAGCAGTACGTGGCCCAAATGGCGAAAGACAAACGGTATCATAAGGACGTTTACTAG
- a CDS encoding ROK family protein, whose amino-acid sequence MFLGIEIGGTKLQLGVSDGKNTHLTAIERRDIDARRGAAGILDSIESVGSALLQRHKIQRIGIGFGGPCNAATGVVTKSHQIDGWEDFPLVRWCQEIFQLPAVIGNDCDVAALAEWKFGAGRGSQSLLYVTVGTGVGGGLVLGGKVHGSGRPAVAEIGHLRPGLHDDRPEMTVESHCSGWGIAATALARISGEVSRRLEVLSGGVTADHRQQILQRMTLVAETEREYIADLLQRCQQDPEKLTAKIIAQAANEGNDIARDVYDHACQVLGWAIAQTITLVAPEVVVVGGGVSLAGEQTFFEPLGQQIERYVFPALRGSYRLVPAELGELTVVHGALALAATA is encoded by the coding sequence ATGTTTCTCGGCATCGAAATTGGCGGCACGAAGCTGCAGCTGGGCGTGAGCGATGGGAAGAACACTCACCTAACTGCGATCGAGCGGCGGGACATTGATGCTCGTCGCGGCGCGGCGGGCATTCTCGATAGCATCGAATCGGTCGGCAGTGCGCTGCTGCAGCGGCACAAGATTCAGCGGATCGGCATCGGCTTTGGTGGGCCGTGTAACGCAGCGACTGGCGTGGTGACGAAGAGCCATCAGATCGACGGTTGGGAGGACTTTCCGCTGGTCCGTTGGTGCCAGGAGATTTTTCAGCTTCCTGCCGTGATTGGCAACGACTGCGATGTGGCCGCGCTCGCCGAGTGGAAGTTCGGCGCAGGTCGTGGCAGCCAAAGCTTGCTCTATGTCACGGTCGGCACCGGCGTGGGTGGCGGTTTGGTTCTGGGCGGCAAGGTGCACGGCAGTGGTCGACCTGCCGTTGCCGAGATTGGTCATCTGCGGCCTGGTTTGCACGACGATCGTCCGGAGATGACGGTCGAGTCGCATTGCAGCGGCTGGGGCATTGCCGCGACTGCGCTCGCGCGCATCAGCGGCGAAGTATCGCGTCGGCTGGAAGTACTGAGCGGCGGTGTCACGGCTGATCATCGACAGCAGATTTTGCAGCGAATGACGCTCGTGGCTGAAACAGAGCGCGAATACATCGCCGATCTCTTGCAACGTTGCCAGCAGGATCCAGAAAAACTCACGGCCAAGATCATCGCGCAGGCAGCCAATGAAGGGAACGACATCGCTCGCGATGTATACGATCACGCTTGCCAGGTGCTCGGTTGGGCGATTGCGCAGACGATTACGCTTGTCGCGCCAGAAGTAGTCGTGGTCGGTGGCGGTGTGTCGCTCGCGGGCGAGCAGACTTTCTTCGAGCCCCTCGGTCAGCAGATCGAACGGTATGTCTTTCCCGCCCTGCGCGGTTCTTATCGACTAGTTCCTGCGGAGCTTGGTGAATTGACAGTGGTCCACGGCGCGCTGGCGCTCGCGGCGACAGCCTAG